tcagcaaagcatgagactcttgatctcagggtcgtaagttcaagccccacgttgggtatagagcttacttattaaaaaaaaaaaaaagaaagagagagagagagagaaaagaaaagaaaaaaaaaaagaaacaaatctggcTGTGGAGTAAGAGACTTGTGCCCCATCATTGGGACAAAACCTTTTTTCATGCCAGTAGGGTAACAGTTGCATAAAGCTATAATTTAAGAGTAACAACAAGTATGGGGCTATCTTCATCATCACCCATGGTCTGTTAATTGGTTCGAAGTTGTTTATTCTGTTGAACTTCCTGTCAGGGTCTACTTTCAGAGAGAAGCAACTATCTGGCAAGTGCAAATTACTTATGTGCAAAGAGATGAGTAATTGTGACTGCATTCATTAGAAGACTGGTTTGAAGTTAACTCTCTGTTACAGTACTGTATTTTATGTTCCACTTAGACTATGGGAGTTTTCCCTGGTGCCTGAATTAAAGCCCGGCAGGGCCTAACTTCCATGGGATCATTTTAGAGAGCTGGTCGGCTCTCTAACCGAGAGCTAACCTGCTCTCAGCCTGAATTTTTGCCTTGTGTCAATCTGCCATTGACCTGCCTTCCTCAGTACGTCGAGAAAGCCGATGGGTCTCCTTCCAAGCTCCCTTCAGCTGAATGGGTCTTGCTGCCTCAGAAAAGTTTATTCTGTCCGTTTCTCTCCTTGCCCTTAGaccatcatctgcaaatagcatCAGTAGCAACACATCTTCAAATCACAGTGGCTGCACTCCGGAACCCCCGCTACCCCCAGCTGGAGGTGACCTCACCAGCCGACTGTCAAGTGATGAAGGGGAGATGGACGGAGCCGACGAACCCGAGAAGTTAGACTGTCATTTCTCTACCCACCACCCCAGACCTCTTGCGGTAGGCCACCTTGTTTCCATCCATGcattcctcccccctcccccgacccagTGCTCTGCGGGCATTTAGGTCATCATGTCAGACAGCACGCACTCCCAAGGAGAGGCTGCCAACACAGTGTTTTATGGAAAGGTACACCCTGACGTTGAATGATTGCCTTCAAAATACCCTTGAAAATCACAGAAGGAAAGGGCAGGGCTCCCTACTGGTTAAAATCCTTTAAACACCTGAGTATCTGTGGGCCAAGGATGCTTGAGAAACGGTGTTTATATAAGCCCACTGGGGAGCTGGCCTTGTGGCCTTGCGCATCGGAATATGGAGCCTCTGGTTTTCCAGAGTTCGTCTGCCTCGCCTGCTTTAGAAACCGTCTGTCTTAGCGGTGTGCCAGGTGCCAGCCCTAGCCGCCTTTCTCCCCTGTTGATTTGGAGTTTTATTGTTATTAGTAAGTGTGACCATATGGCAccagaactgagagagagagagagagagagagagagagaatagaggaaagaagaggagaggagaggagaggaggggaggggaggggaggggaggggaggaagcattTCATGTCAGCATGATTGGCGATTAACATTAAGGTACAATTCCTTCCCAATTCCTTGAAAGAGTCCACTTTTGACAATTCAGAAGGTCATTGAAATCAAGGTGGGAAATGTAAGGAGGCATGAGCTGAAGGCTTGTTTATGTTTGCCCTCCAAACACTTAAGAAGGGACTGCCTGGTGCTACCATCACAGAGCTAAAGGCAGGGGGTCCTGGAACGTGGGACCCCACGGCCGGGTTGCTCTGCTCCCAGCTTGAGCCCTGCAAGGTTAGCTTCGACTGTCCCTCAATGTCATGGGCTGTGTAGATAAAACCAATCCTGAatcgggcacctggctggctcagtcagtgagacACGCGACTTTTCATCTCGGgattgtgagctcgagccccgtgtggggtggagaggttatttaaataaagaagatctttaaaaaaaaaaaaaaatcaatcatgcATCAAGATGGAGTGAGTTCCTCCTCCCTTCTATCTGTGTGATGAATGAAAGCCAATTCACTTCCTATTTCTGGGAATGATGTTGACCTGTGGTTCACAAGCAGCCTAAGACTTTGCTGCTTGGCCAGTACAGAAATAGGGACAATGAGGAATGCCTTTGACTGCCAGGAATAAAAAATTGAACccatacagtatatatacactATGGTTGTTTATTCCTCTCACCTAACAGGATGTCCAGAGATAGGTGGTTCCAAGCTTGGCTCAGCATCTCTGCAATAtggtgtttccttccttccttccttccttccttccttccttccttccttccttcNNNNNNNNNNttccttccttccttccttccttccttccttccttccttccttccttcctgtgtctatttatttttgagagaaagagctggggagggacagagagaggggaggacagaggatctgaagtgggctctgtgctgacagcagaaagcctgatgaggggcttgaacttatgaactgtgagatcatgacctgagccaaagtcggacgcttaaccgaccgagccacccaggcgcccctgcaatatGGTGTTTCTGAGGGAGAATCCCTTCAACCCTTTCTGCCTGTCCTACATGATCTCACTGTGTCTGCAACAGCTCTGGTCACATCCTCACCCAGTAGCATTCTCCAAAGAGTGGAAAGGGACGAATGGAAAGGGAGTCTTTCTAAGAAGCCAGCTTCTGTCATTTCTCAGGGAAGAAAATCTTCCAATGAGCTCCCCCAGCAGGCTTCCATTCACATCTAGCAGAAACTGGTCACATGCCCACTCCTACACCAGTTGGTGGATGGGATTGCAGTGACACGGGATGAAAGTAGCCATGATTCTTCTCAAGGTTCTGGGAAGAGACCCCCCCCCGTTTCCGTGCTGCCTGTTCTATGTCAGATATCAGAACAAAAGTGCAGATCCATTAGCAAAGAAAgggtggggagaagcaggggTGGGATGGCGGTTGATGAGACCGGCTACCAGTGGAGTCTGCCATGGTGACCCGTGCAGTGAAGACCTATAGCTCCGCTGAGGGCACAGTGTGCGACCGAGAACAGGAGCCTCTTGGGGCATTTAACCTTGCAGCTATATTGCATGAGAGACATAGAGGGCCTCCAGCTTCCAAGTCTAAAAAAGAGATTGGGCTCTACCAGAAGGCCAGACTCCAGAGCGCAGGATATTTGTCCAAATGACAAACTGCCAGGCTACAGTGGATTAGCTCAACTCTGGGCAGGGCAGATTTGTGTGCCCTTAATGTTCTGCTGATTTAAATGGAAAGGCCATGGATTGTTTCTATGCTTTGTCCTTTCTCTCATGGTCAATTGATACATTAAATCATTTTTTGTAACGAAACAGTCATTCAGGGTGTCTTTAGCAACTGGGATGCAGGAAGAAAAGATGCCTAGACCTGGAACAGGTCCCACATGCTGCTGGGGACCAGCTTCCACATTGGAGAATCCCCTTTGTATATTTTCTTGCTCAATCAGTAAGCACTTGATAATCAGAGTGCAGAAAAGAGTTTTTCATCAGGAGTACCAGATTTGATGGGTGGCAAAATTCTAATGCAAAACCCCCAAAACAtaagcagaaacaaaacaaagggaaggtCTTGCATTTCCTCCTAAGAACTGTTCCAAAGGCTGGTTCCAGGAAGGGTTGTGGAATGAGTCCAAACCCAGCACTGTGTCTGGGACGGAGGCCAGGGAGCTGCTGGGAGGtctgggggaaagaggagaagcTGTGTTTGAGTTATAGAGTCGTATGCAGACTCGCCTGAGCTCTAGACCAGCCACATGCCACCTTCTCAGAGTCCACTTGCGTTTCTGTCTACCGGCCTTCTGCCTGCCCTAACATCATAATCCAGTGACGTTCATTAAACATCTTTACCACTCATGTTTCAGCCCTGTGCTTTAAATGTGATGatttgctataaacattgtgtgGGACCTTGTCTCTCCAATCCATTCTTTAGCCCAAATCCCTTCCCTACCAACCTCAtactgaggaggaagaggagaatgagGTTTTCAGTCTTGATACCTTTATAATCAAGCCAGGTGCATAGGCATTATTTACATAGAACGTTAAacagccggggcacctgggtggcttagttggttggcgtccgacttcagctcaggtcatgatctcacagctcgtgagttcaagccccacagcaggctctgtgctgacagctcagagcctggagcctgcttcacattctgtgtctccctctctctctgccattcccctgctcgtgctctgtctctcactctctcaaaaataaacattaaaaaaaaaaaaaaaaaaaaacacgaaacaGCCATGTAGTGATTCCACGGTGAAATGTAGTAAAGTATGTAGTAGGTGTGCCGTGAGAGCTCAAAGGTGCGAGGTTGGTCAGATAAGGGCCATTGGGAATGAGAGTCACAATTAcggcactgggggaggggagaattggGACtgtgagagaagagggaaggggtggCCAGCGGAGGGAACAGCATGAACGGAAGCTTGGTGGTGGTGACATGTTGCCTAGAAGTGCTGAGAGGCGGACGTGAGGTCAGGACTAGGGAAGGAAGGATTTCAGCCTCGTTGGAAGTCAAGTGGCTCTGTTGACAACAGATAGGAAAGCTCCAACCAGATGGCAGATTGCATCAGGACAAGCAGCTTCTGTGACAGTAATGAGAGGCAGGGAACCGCCGAGTCCCCGGAGAAGATGGATGGATGACACCGTAAGCGGGCGGTGCTGAAAAATCACCCTGGCTGCTGGTTGTTCtcagtttggtttggtttgttgctgttttggggtttttctgttttttggggggattttttacCCTAAAATGCTGGTTTGGTCCAGGTGTAGAGAAGGTAGCCCTCTGTGCCACAGAAAACTGAATGTCACTATTGTTGAGTCATAACAACAAGTTCTGCagaaaatctaaaacacaaacGAAAGCACCGCAGAAGTATTTTTGGCTTCGGAActatttgcttctttattttgagtaAAATTGTACCCCTGTGTGTTTTTGtgcaaatgttatttttctctgcatGGTCTATATTAGCTTATTAACCtgtaatcaaaatttaaatgtttttttttttttcctcacagtttTGCTCATTCGGGAGTCGCCTCATGGGACGAGGGTACTATGTGTTTGATAGAAGATGGGATCGTTTTCGATTCGCACTAAACTCCATGGTAGAAAAACACTTGAATTCCCAGATGTGGAAGTAAGTGCGCAGTTTTCATGCTGTATGTGCTCACAGCTGCCCCACGATGGTCTGAACCCCAGCTTTTGAGATCAATGTTGGTAGTTGGCTTTTCGTAGAGCAAAATGATTCTGAGAACAGGATCCATGATTAATTCTTTAATGTCAGCTCTTCTTAATGCCTTGCCCCCAATTTTTCAGAGATGCGTAGGATATATGGtatgctttgtctttctttggaGATCATTTTTCTGTTGGTAATCTTCTAAACTAGGTGAAAAGAGTAGTAGATAAGATCTCGTGTATGCAAGAGTGTTAAAGGGCCTTTATGCTATGACTGAGAACATCTAAGGATACTAAGAATATGCCTCTGTTTGTAATGTCAATGCTACAGTGTTGATGCTAAAAACTTCACTATGGTTATGGACCAATTTCTAATTGTTTAATGTCCTGTGGAAAAAATATGTACAGCGGCCAACAAGGCAGAGCCCAGGTGATGTTTGAAGTTGGTTAAGCTTGTCTTTGGCCCTTCCCACCTAGCTAGATCTCTCTCCTCGCCTCTCCCTGTGTTTCTCTCCACCCTAAACCCCAGTTTCTATTCCATCTCTCTGAGCCCCCTTTGTTCTCCAACGCCTCCCAATAGGAGAGttataaaaagggaagaaaacttcCTGACTTAGGCAAATGCCACTATGAGAGAATGACAAGCTAGACCCTCTCCAACCACGGCACATAAGGAGCAACAGTGCCGGCCACTCGAGCCCActggcagcccccacccccactcctaccCAGGTGAGCTCTTAAGACCTCACAACCCATTAGAGTCATGGATCCCTCAGGTCTAGGCCCGGGAAAGGCCAACGCCAAACCCCTCGCCCTGCCTGCCCAGGGAAGcccaggaagggcaggaaggCTTTCCTGAGACACGGGAGGGTGCTGTGGGTGGTGGGCCTGGGAACAGAATTCAGAgctcgcccctcccccagcttccctcctctctcccaggcAGCCCCTTTTCACCACGACACCCAAAGAGCTTCCGGACCCAAGCTCGTAGCAGAAACAAGCCCCACGGTGTGTGCCGTAAACTGGCCTAGTGGACTCAACGTTGACACTTGCCACAAAGTAGGAAAGGGCCACAAGAGAAGCTTATCGTTTCTTCCCACTGAAGCGACTGCTAAGTGTGTCTAAAAGGCACCCTTGGTTTCTGCCTGTGTCCATTCTAAACGCCAACACACGGGCGCTGCATGCGGGGTTACCGTGTTCTCAGTTATTTGGTTGTTTATCCTTCTGCACTTGTTCCCCCAAGATGGCAGCCCACCCCGGTGATTCTTTCCGCTCTTTGCTCTCCTGTGATGTGGAAGTGTAAATCCCGGACACGTGGAAGGAATGTGTTGATCTGTATTTCGCTACCTGGTGTCCTGTCAGCTCAAGCTCCATATTCCTTTCCTCCTCAGGCACAGAAACCCGAGCCACAGGGCGTCAGGTCCCTCCCCCCTTTTCAGGACTTGCCTAACCAATCTGCTGTCACTGAGCAACAttggggctgcctgggtgtcAACTCTGGAAAGCGTAGCACCCCGCTGCCCTCTCAACCTCGCTGCCCAAACCCCAGGCCCCGACGGGCCCGAACCTGGAGGGATGGCAGCCGATGGGGGCGTGGAAGACATTAGGAAGAAAAGGAACGGCCaagactcttttttctttaacaagcATTTAACTCTGCATCAGGAGACGCCAACACAGTATTCTCTTTCAGCCAGGTCAGCATCTGGATCTCCATGCCAGCTGGCAGGGGAGGATGGGCACTGTCAGTAATTTATGCGCATCTGTGGGCTTTTGTACGGGACTTCCCTAGGCCGGCGTGCAAAGTTTAAACCAGGGCACAGTCTGCAAAGCTGAAATCCGCTGCCATTTGGCACCtagaaaaacatataaactatttAGCAcgggatggggggggagggggaggggcccccCGGGACAGTGAGCCTCCACATGCCCCTtactcccctgccctctctcccctctgcctctgctaTCCACTTATGATTagtggggggaaagaaggaaagggatagAGAGTAGGCTAAAAAGTAGCATCCATCCCAGTCCTGAGTGCCAGCTGGGCAAGACTGGGGACTTCAGCCCTGCTTGTCCACACAAGTTGAAGCACACATTTATACTATTGAATGGGAAAGTTACAAATTGGGACGTTCAGAGTAGATCCCACTGAAGGGCACTGATTGGGGTCCTCTCTAAATGAGCCATCTGGTattcagaaaataacatttattacaaGTAACTGCAAACCTCTGCCCACATGTATTTCTATCCACATTTTAGCTAGTAAGAAACTTGAGTCAGGGAAAGATGGAGTGGATTGCCTGTGGCACCACAGCCAGGAACAGAGACAGCAGGGAGAGTGTGCTCATGCCACACGTTCCAAGAAATCACCCCTAAAGCGTCAGGAAGGGGTTGTGCAGTGCCAGACAGTTTTAAGGGCGTGTCTAGACCTTTCCGGTCTGATATCATGGGAGTCCTTGCCCAGCATGCTTAGTTATGTTGCTGCTGAGAATTCACCTGCCCACCCatccagccacccacccacccacccatccatccatccatccatccattcactcattagTTCATTGCAACAAGAACTAACGGAGCACTGATTTAGTGTGGACAGGATCTTTTACATTCTTTAGGCCTAAGAAAAAGTAGATTTTCGAACGTCATCGTGGCCACAGTGGATTTGGCaacatttttctcttatatttgaTCTGTTTGATCTGATGTTTTCAAGGACACTGTGCTTCTGTATTCAAGGACTCCTCTGGATTCCACCCTAAAGATGGAAACCATAGGCTCCACCAAATTGCAGGCAGGACACTGAATCTTCAGGGCAGCGCTAGGAGAGGCATTTCCTTCACAGTGGGGCCTCGTCCTGCTGCTGCAGCCAAGAGAGTGGCCTCCAAGGACAGAAAGGCTTTCGAGAGGCCTCGTCTCACGTCTTGCTTGAAGCTATGGGGGTGCAGGCCCCAAGCCTGCCCACCTTCAAGTACCACTTTCAAAGAAAGAGAGCTAGTTCCTaactgctggggtgggggtgggggactcagCTACACTGAAAATGATTTCCAGGCaaaagcggggggtggggggcggggagcaagGGGAGGACTAGGAAAGAGCCTATTTGAAAATACTCACCTGGCTCCTGAGGTCAGTATCCCTTCCTGCAGAATAAAATCAGGAACGAACGGTGACCCCCAAAGCCCCTGTGCTCCTCCTCCTGGTTCCCAGAGTAGCAGCAATATTGACCCAGGCCATGGTTTGGACATGGGAGTCAAAAGACAGAGTTTATAGGCAGGCCCCAAGAGTGACCCGCCACTGGGTGCTGCCCTTGGTTCCACAGAGTACAGGAGACAGGGAGTTTGTTCCCAGGGACCCCCCAACCTCCTGGAAGACCCCTCTCCCCCCGACCTTGTGTTCTCCTGTGCCCACATCCTGCATCTGTCTTCAGAACAAAGTGGAAAGTCCCGATCCCCTTGTCTGGATACATGCGGGTCCCTATCTTCTCACCTCACCCTGACACAGAGATGGGGAGGCCTGTGGGAGGGCAGCCACACCCCCACCGTAGCTCCCCAGAGCGAGAGCCAAGGTTGGGTGAGGTGAATAGAAATAAATCGGCAACAGCAGCCCCAGGCTCACGTGGACACGCCTCTCTGGAGTAAACCGGAGCCTGCAGGCAGCAAAGGCCTGGGAATGCTGGCCtgggagcaggggggaggcagggcaCAGGAGGGGCTGCGAAGCCCTGAGCGGCAGTGTGCAGGGGTGACCCCGGGGTGCCGGTGGCAAAGCCCTGTCCTCACACCTCTTACTTCAAGCCAGGACCTAACTGTGAAATGACTACTGCTCATTAAAAACCACCTTCAtcactgccagaaaaaaaaaaaaaagagagcgagaACACTGTTGGGGAAATTTCTATTCTAAATAACATTCGCCTTTATTCACGAAGCCAAATCAGCCATTATCCAGTAGCCAAGCGTGGAGACAAGGATGTGAAAACCTGAAAGCATTCAATATAGGTTGCTGGATGTTGCAATGGGGGGAGCCACAGGGAAGGGCCATAATTCAGAGTCCGCCATCCTCCAAGGCTTCATCCTCCATAGTCTGGTTCTACTGGGGTTCCTCTGTAGCCCTGAGGCTCATGCTTACTCGAGCCTCTGGAGCAGTGCCAAGCCTGTTTCTCAcggtttctctctcactcttctctcATGTTTAGGAAGATCCCTCCTGCGGCAGATAGCCCCATGCCCTCGCCAGCAGCCCACACCTCCACCCCCGTTCCAGCATCCGTTTTACAGCCTTTCAGCAACCCCAGTGCTGTGTATCTTCCTTCAGCCCCCATCAGCTCGAGACTCACCTCTTCTTACATAATGACATCAGCCATGCTCTCAAACGCAGCTTTTGTGGCGTCGCCGGACCCGAGCGCCCTCATGTCACACACCACAGCTTTCCCCCATGTGGCTGCAACCCTCAGCATCATGGACTCAACCTTCAAGGCCCCATCCGCCGTGTCCCCGATACCAGCCGCCATCCCTTCCCCATCCCACAAGCcatccaaaaccaaaaccagcaaATCCTCAAAAGTCAAAGACCTGTCCGCCCGTAGCGACGAGTCTCCAAGTAACAAAAAGAGGAAGCCGCAGCCTTcgacttcctcctcctcctcctcattatcCTTGCAGACATCCCTCTCGTCTCCATTATCAGGGCCCCACAAAAAGAACTGTGTTTTGAATGCCAGTTCAGCTTTGAACTCCTATCAGGCGGCCCCTCCCTATAACAGTCTGTCTGTGCACAACTCCAACAATGGGGTGAGCCCACTCAGTGCCAAACTGGAGCCCTCAGGACGGACCTCGCTGCCCAGTGGCCCCGCGGACATAGTGAGACACGTGGGCTCGGTGGGCGGCAGCAGTGactcctgtcccctctctgtgccctcccttgCAGGGGACCTCTCTCTGGCCTCACACAATGCCGTGTCTTCGCTGCCCCTCTCTTTTGacaaatcagaaggaaaaaagcgTAAGAACTCGAGTTCTAGTAGCAAAGCCTGTAAAATCACTAAAATGCCTGGTATGAATAGCGTTCACAAAAAGAACCCACCCGGCCTTCTTGCACCGGTGCCCGATCCCGTTAACAGCACCTCCTCTCGGCAGGTAAGGGACCCGTGTTTCCAGGGGCCTCCCGGCGCTGCCTTCAcgggctctgggggggggggggggagagggggctgggcagCGCCCCTGCTCAGCCAGGTAGCTCAGGTAACAGAGCAGCCTCCGTTCCGAGAACCGAGTAGTTGACGAGTACTTTGCCGCTGCGTGCTAAGTAAGCTGTTGCGAGCGAGCGCTGCGCGCATGTCACTTACTTTAAACCTCACCACCCAGCGCAGTCAGTGCAATTGTCAGCACCACTCTACAGATGGGGAcgctgaggcacagggagagtctgagctccccctcctcttctgtcGCTTTTGGATCTTGAGTTTTGAGCACAATTTCATTACACCTGGTCTATGGGAATCCCCTCCGTGAGAGCCCGAGGCCCAGGCAGGTCCAGTGATGACCCGGGCCACCTGGGCTATGGTAGGCGGTGCTACTGCCTCCTGGGGTGACTGGCTGTCCCCACTCTTCCAGGCAACCTCGGCCCCACCTCCTCCTATGATAAAACTGCATCTCACACCTATAGGCACAGAAGGGTCCGATGCCACCTGCAAATAGGAGGGTGTGTTGTGAGGAAGTCTGGGAGAGTGGGGCGTGGTCTGAGAAGAGCCCAAGACCAGCCATCCTCAAATCTGATCTTTTCCCCCAGGCGGGAGAGCTACTTAGCAAAGGCCCACCCCCTCCAGACTCtgctgggagagggcagaggtggTGGGAGGGCCCAGCCCCGAGCCTGAGCCCCACCGGGGCAGCAGGGCGAACAGGGGGCTACAGCTGCCCACATTTAGAATGAAGTGGGCCGGACCCTAAGGCCAGCCCTGTCTAGGGAAGAGGACTCTGGAGGGATGAGAGGCAGTTAAacagatgttttaatttttatgtcatCTTTATATGAGACTTGTTACAACCTCACGAAGAGaacatctggggggggggggtgttcacAAATCACAGGCAAACACCTGAGAAACCGCACGTTTAGATCTCGGGGGCTGCAAAGTCTGCACACTGAGCCCAAGGGGAGACAGGGGGAGATGTAGGTCCTCCCACTAAAGCCCTGTGGCTGCAGCAGATGCACCACCAtctgacccccccc
The Panthera uncia isolate 11264 chromosome A2, Puncia_PCG_1.0, whole genome shotgun sequence genome window above contains:
- the ATXN7L1 gene encoding ataxin-7-like protein 1 isoform X6 — encoded protein: MAPKTTTSLTGDFQTHSLSHRRAVPGRKKQFDLLLAEHKAKSREKEVKDKEHLLTSAREVLPNQPGPAQDSLPGPSGSSGPEPKVASPAKSRPPNSVLPRPSSANSISSNTSSNHSGCTPEPPLPPAGGDLTSRLSSDEGEMDGADEPEKLDCHFSTHHPRPLAFCSFGSRLMGRGYYVFDRRWDRFRFALNSMVEKHLNSQMWKHRNPSHRASGPSPLFRTCLTNLLSLSNIGAAWVSTLESVAPRCPLNLAAQTPGPDGPEPGGMAADGGVEDIRKKRNGQDSFFFNKHLTLHQETPTQYSLSARKIPPAADSPMPSPAAHTSTPVPASVLQPFSNPSAVYLPSAPISSRLTSSYIMTSAMLSNAAFVASPDPSALMSHTTAFPHVAATLSIMDSTFKAPSAVSPIPAAIPSPSHKPSKTKTSKSSKVKDLSARSDESPSNKKRKPQPSTSSSSSSLSLQTSLSSPLSGPHKKNCVLNASSALNSYQAAPPYNSLSVHNSNNGVSPLSAKLEPSGRTSLPSGPADIVRHVGSVGGSSDSCPLSVPSLAGDLSLASHNAVSSLPLSFDKSEGKKRKNSSSSSKACKITKMPGMNSVHKKNPPGLLAPVPDPVNSTSSRQVGKNSSLPLSQSSPSSISSPGHSRQKTTNRTGRIRTLP
- the ATXN7L1 gene encoding ataxin-7-like protein 1 isoform X5, which gives rise to MRLNKEDMHLFGHYPAHDDFYLVVCGACNQAVKPQVFQAHCERRHGSMCRPSPSPTSPPSNSRTSLGQVKTKACLSGQNSANSISKPFKTPKDNLLTSSSKQHTVFSAKGSRDKACVPVPVVSLEKIPNLVKADGANVKMNSTTTTAVTSCSTSSSAVSTPPLIKPVLMSKSVPPSPEKILNGKGILPTTIDKKHQNGTKNNNKPYRRLSEREFDPNKHCGVLDPETKKPCTRSLTCKTHSLSHRRAVPGRKKQFDLLLAEHKAKSREKEVKDKEHLLTSAREVLPNQPGPAQDSLPGPSGSSGPEPKVASPAKSRPPNSVLPRPSSANSISSNTSSNHSGCTPEPPLPPAGGDLTSRLSSDEGEMDGADEPEKLDCHFSTHHPRPLAFCSFGSRLMGRGYYVFDRRWDRFRFALNSMVEKHLNSQMWKKIPPAADSPMPSPAAHTSTPVPASVLQPFSNPSAVYLPSAPISSRLTSSYIMTSAMLSNAAFVASPDPSALMSHTTAFPHVAATLSIMDSTFKAPSAVSPIPAAIPSPSHKPSKTKTSKSSKVKDLSARSDESPSNKKRKPQPSTSSSSSSLSLQTSLSSPLSGPHKKNCVLNASSALNSYQAAPPYNSLSVHNSNNGVSPLSAKLEPSGRTSLPSGPADIVRHVGSVGGSSDSCPLSVPSLAGDLSLASHNAVSSLPLSFDKSEGKKRKNSSSSSKACKITKMPGMNSVHKKNPPGLLAPVPDPVNSTSSRQVGKNSSLPLSQSSPSSISSPGHSRQTTNRTGRIRTLP